The genomic window AACGCAGAAAGGCGGGCTATCTTATAGGATATGAACAGACAACATTTGCTTACAATCGCAGCAGTTCTCTGCCTGGCCGGAGGCGTCACGGGGTGCGGCAAAGCCCATCCTGCGCCGCCCGTTGAGCGCAATTCCCTGATTCTGCGCTTCTTCAACAGCATGACGACGGCGGATGCCGCAGCCGCTTCGGAACAGGGCGAAAAGCTTCGGCAGATGGACAATGCCAACGATTACATCATCAAGCTGGTCACGATCCAGCAGAGCAACGCCTACCTGCAGCGCGCCCAGGGTGAAATCAACGCCGGCAACATCGACAAGGCGCTGGAAATTCTGAATGAAGGGGTCAAGACGTA from Victivallis lenta includes these protein-coding regions:
- a CDS encoding tetratricopeptide repeat protein is translated as MLTIAAVLCLAGGVTGCGKAHPAPPVERNSLILRFFNSMTTADAAAASEQGEKLRQMDNANDYIIKLVTIQQSNAYLQRAQGEINAGNIDKALEILNEGVKTYPGNRDLSRQRGRVRQLRNAKMLLNEMKEAKNSAAMSAALTAASTGLSANMTPKLQAYFNSYKLKIDETAREEAARTATPEPTVNPAATPPAPEK